Genomic segment of Streptomyces zhihengii:
GCCCCCGTCCGGCAGCGGCCCGGTGTCCAGGGTGCCGCCGGTCAACCGTACGCGCTCCCGCATCCCCACCAGGCCGTGCCCCGTCCCCGTGCTCTCCAGCGGTGAGACGGGCCCGGACGGCGGCCCGTTGACGACGAGCACCGTCAGATGGGCGCCGTCCGAGGCCACCGACACCCGGGTCGGCGCGCCCGGTGCGTGGCGGACCACATTGGCGAGCGCCTCCTGCACGATCCGGTACGCCGACAGGTCCACGGTGCCCGGCAGCCCGTCCAGACCGCTCTGGAGCGACAACTCGGCGGGCACACCCGCCCGCACCGTGGCCTCCACCAGCTGCTGGGCCCGGTCCAGCCCCGGCTGGGGCGTGCGCTCGCCCCCGGCGCCGTCGCTGCGCAGCACCGCGAGCAGCCGCCGCATCTCGGTCAGCGACTCGCGCGCGCCGGCCGCGATCGAGGCGAACTCCTCGCGCGCCGCGTCGGGAAGACCCTCGATCCGGTACGGCGCCGAGTCCGCCTGCACGGTGATCACCGACATGTGGTGGGCGACCACGTCGTGCAGCTCCCGGGCGATCCGGGTGCGCTCCTCCAGCAGCGTGCGCTGGGCCCGCTCGGTCTCGCTGATGGTCTCCTGCACCAGCAGCCGGCGCCGTACGTCGTCGCGTTCGCGCAGGGCGCCGGTGAGCACCAGCACGACGCCGCTCAGCACGAACAGCAGCAGATGGACACCGTCGCTCAGCCGCTGCGAGACCAGCTCGAACATCAGGCCCGCGGCGCCCGTCGCCAGCCACACGGCGACCAGCCTGCGCCGGGGCTCGCGCAGCCCCAGCGCGGCCATCAGGAAGAGGTAGCCGACGACGGCCATCGGCGTCCACGGCCAGGTCCGGCCCTCGGTGCCGTCCGCGCCCAGCAGCGCGAACGCCGTCCCGATGTCGGCGGCGAAGACGATCCACCAGGCGTGCATGGGGCGGCGCACGGCGAGCAGCAGCGGCGCGCTCTGCGCGGTGGCGAGCGCCCCCGCGAGGGCGCCGTTCAGACCGTAGTCCTGCGTCAGGACGGTCACGCTCACCGGCAGCAGCGAGGCGACGAGTCCGACCGCGACGACGTAGGGCAGCAGGCGCACCCAGCGTGAGCGAGCGCCGCCGAACAGCGCGGCGGTCGACTCGGACGGGGAGGCCAGTTCGGCGCGGACGACACGGGCCGCGTGCCGGGCGGCGCCGGTCAGGCGGCTGCGGAGAGCGGGATGGTGAGCCATGAGGTGCACCAGCCTAGAGAAGACGCCGCGGCGGGCCCGGAGAGGACGCGGTGGCCGCTGTCCGGAGGGGAGGCCGTGGCGGCGGCCCGGAGAGGACGCCGTGCCGCCGCCCGGAGAGGCCCCGTGGCGGCGGCGCGCCCCCGCGCCCGCGTCACAGCTCGGCCAGCAGCTCCGCCTTCTTGACGGAGAACTCCTCGTCGGTGACCAGGCCCGCCCCGTGCAGGTCTCCCAGGTGGCGTATGCGGTCGGCGATGTCCGCCGGGTCGCGGCGGGAGGCGCGGGCCGCCGCGAGGGCGGGCGCCGGCGCATGGGTGCGGACCGACTCCAGGATCGCGGCGGCGAACGGCAGCGATTCGTGCACCGGCCCGTACCCGAGGCCGAAGACGACGGCCGCCGGGTCCTGGTCGGGCTGGGCGGGGCCGGGGTCGGCGTCCCGGCGCAGCAGCCGCAGATAGCCGTCGAGGATCTCCGGCGAACGCCATTCGACGCCACTCAGCTCGGACAGCGCGAAACTCTGGTCGCCCGCCTTCCACTTGGCGGTCGACGCCCCCGTCCAGAACCAGCGGAACGCCACCTTCGAACCGTCGAACGAGGCCTTGCCGTCGTACGCCTTGAAGCCGAGCGGGCCCTCGGGCGCGGCCACCAGGTAGCGGTCGGCGGAGGATCCGGCGTCGGGGGAGAGGGCGGCGCGCAGTTCGTCGGCGTAGTACTCGGCGAGCGTCTCGCGCTCCGCCGGGAGCACCAGGCGGTACGGGTCCGAGGTGTCCTTGAGCTGGCCGGCGGCCGCCTCCATCAGCGGGTCGGCGCCCGGTCTGGGCTCGGCACGCAGCACCACCGTGCCCCGCTTGCCGGGGGAGAGCGTCACCCCGGCCAACGCCTCGTGCGGGATGCGCCGTTCACGCAGGGCCGAGAACAGCTTCGGCGTGCGGATTCCCCGTTCGAAGCGGATGAGCACGGAGTCGGTCTCGAACTCCCACGTGGCTTGAATTCCCGCCAGAACGTCACCCATGTGCCTCATCGTATGCGGCCGACGCCTGTCCGTCGCCCCTGTGAGGCAAGCAGCTTCTGCGCCGCTCTACGCGCGTTGGGACCGCCGGTCACCGCAAAACCGGCCGGAATTCCGGCTTCAGGCGGCGGCGATGCCCAGGCGGCAGGAGTCGTCCCCGGCGGCGCAGCTGATGCCGTCGTACGCCCCGACGCCTATGGCGGCGAAGTTGTGCACGCTCTCCGTTCCCGGCTCGAAATAGCCGGTGTGGCCGACGGCGCGTGCGGCCGAGACGACCCGCGCGCCGAACTCCGGGGTGACCGGGTCCTCGCCGTGTCCGAGGCCGCCGACCTCCAGGTGCGGCACGTCCTGGATCCAGTCGTCGCCGTCCCGGGTGGCCCACACCCGGGCGCTGGTACCGAGCCCCGCCACGTTTTCCGCGCGCATGCCGGGGCTGCCGGCCACGGCGACGTCCTCCACCCGCGCGGGCAGCCCGCGGGCCGCGACGCCGCAGACGACGGAGCCGTAGCTGTGGCAGAAGAGCGCGACCCGGGAGTTCCCCGGCAGCGCCTCGGTCAGCGCGGTCAGCCGGCGTGCACCGCTCTCGGCGAGCCGTCCGATCGCCGAGTCCACACCGACGCCCACGGGGGAGGTGTAGTCGGCCCAGGCGATGACGGCGGTCGGGACGCGGGGCGCCGCCGCCCGCTCGGCCGCGTACAGCGACTGCGCCATGCCGACGGGGGCGGTGTACTTGCGGTTGGTCTTCTGGAAGGTGAGGAGGTTGGTGTCGACGCCGGGCACGATCACGGAGACCCGCTCGGCCCGGTCGAGGTCGCCGAACACCTCGGCCACCCGGCCCGCGCCGGAGGGGTCGAAGGCGAGGATCTGGCGGTCCTCGTCCATCAGCGCCCGGAACCGGTGCATCCGGCGCACCGCCTCGTGGTGCCCGTCGGCGGTGAGCGCCGGATCGGCCACCCGGTCCCTCTCCTTGGACCACGAGGCGGCGAGCGCCTTCCGGTTCGCCCGGTAACGCAGGGTCACCGGAGCTCCGTCGAGATTCCCCACGACACGCGGATAGTCGGCGGCGAGCCGGGCACCCGCCCCCGTGCCGACCGAGGCGAAGAACGCCGCCAGCCGGGTCGGCCCGGCGTCCGGCGACGGCAGCGCGCGTCCCTGGATCCTGGCCTTGTGCCAGGCGGTCAGTTCCGCGGCGAGAAGCGTGCGGGGGCCGGTCTGATGCCGTACGGCGGTCCACCCGGTGGTCGCCAGCATCATCAGCACGACCGTGAGGACGAACAGGGCGCGCCACGCGGTCGGAGTGGGGGTGGAGTCGAAGGAAGTCACTGCGGGACACCCTAGGAGACGCGTGCGCGCGCGTACGCACAGCGTGAGGCAGATCACGCGTGCGAGGGGATTAGGACGCGGGAAGGTGAGGTTCCGTGTGCGCTGCGTGGGGGACGGCCCCCGCCGCGACGGTGCCGGTGCCCCAGTCCCGGGCGAGCGCCGGTGTCAGGTGGTCGAGGAAGTCCTCGGTGATCCGGCGGATCGCCTCGGGGCTGAAGTCCTCGCCCTGGCTCCACAGCCGCCCGGTCACCCGCATCACCCCGCTGAAGGCGGCGACCACCACCCGCGGCCGTGGGTCGGCCGCCAGGTCGAGTCCCTCGCGTTCGGCGATCAGCCGCGCCAGCAGCTCCTCCGCCTCGGCCGAGCGCCGCAGATGCGCCGCGAGCAGTGCCGGGGTCGACTCGATCATCCGGAAGCCGCGCATGTGGAGGTCCAGGGGCACGATCTCGCAGACGGCCTCCTCGATCGTGTCCCAGGCGGCGAAGACCGCGCTGCGCATGGCCTCCAGGGGCGGCTCGCCCGGCGGGCGTGCGCGCAGCGCGTCGAGATAGTGGGCCTCCACCATCTCCTGGACGGCGAAGGCGACGTCCTCCTTGCTGGCGAAGTAGCGGAAGAAGGTGCGCTGCGAGACCTGGACGGCGTCCGTGATCTCGTCGACGGTGGTCTCCTCGTACCCCTGGGCGGTGAACAGTTCGAGGGCCACGCGCACCAGCGCGTCCCGGGTGCGCTGCTTCTTGCGGGCCCGCAGTCCGGTCGGTTCGACCGCCACGTCACCGTCCTTGTTCCTCGGCGTCCTCGGCGTGCACGGCGGCGTACGCGGCATGGGCTGCCTGCTCCGCCCGCGCTGCCTGCTCGTCGTTCTGCCGTCGTCCATCGGCGCTTTACGCGCTTTCCACCGGTTCAGGCTACCTGTGAGCCAGGCGACACCTACCGACGGCCGAAGTTGTTTGTCAACTGTCAGTCGCTGACATTAGCCTCCCCGTATGACTAGTCAGACCACCGTCGACAAGGCGCCGCGAGAGCCGGACGGTCACCGGGACGAGCTGCCCGCACCCGCCAAGGGACTGCGCGGCCACCCCTGGCTGACCCTGTTCGCCGTGGCCATCGGCGTGATGATGGTGGCGCTGGACGGCACCATCGTCGCGATCGCCAACCCGGCCATCCAGAAGGACCTGGGCGCCTCGCTGTCGGAGGTCCAGTGGATCACCAACGGCTACCTGCTCGCCCTCGCCGTCGCGCTGATCACGGCCGGCAAGCTGGGCGACCGCTTCGGCCACCGGCAGACCTTCCTGATCGGTATCGCCGGCTTCGCCGCCGCGTCCGCCGCGATCGGCCTGTCCGACTCCATCGCCCTGGTGATCGTCTTCCGTATCTTCCAGGGCCTCTTCGGCGCCCTGCTGATGCCGGCCGCGCTCGGCCTGCTGCGCGCCACCTTCCCGGCCGAGAAGCTCAACATGGCCATCGGTATCTGGGGCATGGTCATCGGCGCCTCCACCGCCGGCGGCCCGATCGTCGGCGGTCTGCTCGTCGAGCACGTGAGCTGGCAGTCGGTCTTCTTCATCAACGTGCCCGTCGGCGTCGTCGCGCTCGCCTTCGGCCTCGTGATCCTGAGGGACCACCGCGCCGAGAACGCGCCGCGCTCCTTCGACATCCCCGGCATCGTGCTGCTGTCCGGCGCCATGGGAGCCCTGGTCTACGGCCTCATCAAGGCGGGCGAGTCCTGGGGCTGGGGCGGCACCAACACCTGGCTCTGCCTCGGCGGCGCGGTGATCCTCTTCGTGCTCTTCGCCGTCTGGGAGACCAAGGTGAAGGAGCCGCTGATCCCGCTCGGGATGTTCCGCTC
This window contains:
- a CDS encoding sensor histidine kinase → MAHHPALRSRLTGAARHAARVVRAELASPSESTAALFGGARSRWVRLLPYVVAVGLVASLLPVSVTVLTQDYGLNGALAGALATAQSAPLLLAVRRPMHAWWIVFAADIGTAFALLGADGTEGRTWPWTPMAVVGYLFLMAALGLREPRRRLVAVWLATGAAGLMFELVSQRLSDGVHLLLFVLSGVVLVLTGALRERDDVRRRLLVQETISETERAQRTLLEERTRIARELHDVVAHHMSVITVQADSAPYRIEGLPDAAREEFASIAAGARESLTEMRRLLAVLRSDGAGGERTPQPGLDRAQQLVEATVRAGVPAELSLQSGLDGLPGTVDLSAYRIVQEALANVVRHAPGAPTRVSVASDGAHLTVLVVNGPPSGPVSPLESTGTGHGLVGMRERVRLTGGTLDTGPLPDGGFRVAARIPLAPEPPGPTGSTEPSASAGHAGSAEPAHPTEPAHPTERTEDGS
- a CDS encoding DUF4429 domain-containing protein; this encodes MGDVLAGIQATWEFETDSVLIRFERGIRTPKLFSALRERRIPHEALAGVTLSPGKRGTVVLRAEPRPGADPLMEAAAGQLKDTSDPYRLVLPAERETLAEYYADELRAALSPDAGSSADRYLVAAPEGPLGFKAYDGKASFDGSKVAFRWFWTGASTAKWKAGDQSFALSELSGVEWRSPEILDGYLRLLRRDADPGPAQPDQDPAAVVFGLGYGPVHESLPFAAAILESVRTHAPAPALAAARASRRDPADIADRIRHLGDLHGAGLVTDEEFSVKKAELLAEL
- a CDS encoding alpha/beta hydrolase, giving the protein MTSFDSTPTPTAWRALFVLTVVLMMLATTGWTAVRHQTGPRTLLAAELTAWHKARIQGRALPSPDAGPTRLAAFFASVGTGAGARLAADYPRVVGNLDGAPVTLRYRANRKALAASWSKERDRVADPALTADGHHEAVRRMHRFRALMDEDRQILAFDPSGAGRVAEVFGDLDRAERVSVIVPGVDTNLLTFQKTNRKYTAPVGMAQSLYAAERAAAPRVPTAVIAWADYTSPVGVGVDSAIGRLAESGARRLTALTEALPGNSRVALFCHSYGSVVCGVAARGLPARVEDVAVAGSPGMRAENVAGLGTSARVWATRDGDDWIQDVPHLEVGGLGHGEDPVTPEFGARVVSAARAVGHTGYFEPGTESVHNFAAIGVGAYDGISCAAGDDSCRLGIAAA
- a CDS encoding TetR family transcriptional regulator; amino-acid sequence: MAVEPTGLRARKKQRTRDALVRVALELFTAQGYEETTVDEITDAVQVSQRTFFRYFASKEDVAFAVQEMVEAHYLDALRARPPGEPPLEAMRSAVFAAWDTIEEAVCEIVPLDLHMRGFRMIESTPALLAAHLRRSAEAEELLARLIAEREGLDLAADPRPRVVVAAFSGVMRVTGRLWSQGEDFSPEAIRRITEDFLDHLTPALARDWGTGTVAAGAVPHAAHTEPHLPAS